A stretch of DNA from Rothia mucilaginosa:
GCGCCGAATACGCGGTTTCGGTGTGCGTGAACGGGTTACAATGGGTGAGTTCAACACCTAACTTTCGCACCTTGCGCGCCGAAGTCGCCGCGAAAGTGACTCTAACTCACGAGAAAGAAGGTTCCGATGGAACTCGACGTCACTATTGAAATTCCCCGCGGCTCCCGCGTGAAGTACGAAGTGGACCACGAGACCGGCCGCCTGCGCCTGGACCGTGTGCTGTTCACCTCCATGCAGTACCCCACCGCTTACGGCTACTTCGAGAACACCCTCGGTGAGGACGGCGACCCGCTGGACGCAATGCTGATCCTGGACGTTGACGTTGTTCCCGGCGTGCTGGTTGAGTCCCGCCCGGTCGCAGTGTTCAACATGACCGACGAGGCTGGCGGCGACGCTAAGGTTCTGTGCGTTCCCACCGACAAGCGCTACGACCACATCAAGTCCCTGGCTGATGTTCCGGAGCAGCTGAAGGCTGAGATTCAGCACTTCTTCGAGCGTTACAAGGACCTGGAGCCCGGCAAGTGGGTTAAGGGCGAGGGCTGGGAAGACCTGGCTGCTGCTGAGAAGATGGTCCAGGAGGCTATCGACCGTTTCGCAGCTGAGGGTCACTAAGCTGCCGCACCGTTAGGTGCACCCGGTTTTTATCAGGGGGGCGTGTTCCCCGTGTCTGGTTTGTGCGAGTTTTCGTGCGTGCTGGAGGCGGTGGGCACGCCCCCTTTTGTTGTGCTCGGAGCCGTTGCCCAGGGCTTTGTTGAGGTCGATTTCAGCAAGTACTTTGTGCGGTGGGGTTTGTAATATTTCTGCAAGTTCAGATTTTTAAAGATATTTCTAAAGTTCTAGTTGCATAAACATTCAAGTTTAAAGTGAGATTTTAATAAATCTCAGGTTTACCTTGATATATATTTTTTCACGAGAATGAAATATTTGCTTGTGAATACTCAAAACGGTGAATTTTCAGAGTAGGGTTGAAGGAGTGCGGTGTAAGAGCGTCGACGAAGCGTAAACGCCACACACTATTGTCATCACTCAACTCAATTTAAGGACTATCATGTCTGAACTGTCACGCCGGCATGTGTGCCGGCTTTCGTCATTTGCCCTGGTAAGTTTCTTCGTAGCACCTCAGAGCACGGCATGGGGTATTCAGAGCTCTGTTGGGTCTCCCCAGCAAATAGATGGATGCACTGTTGCCCCGCTTCGTGAAGCATGGTTGCCGACTAATGGTGCAGATAATGTCATTCTGTGGTTTCAGCTCCTTCCCTTTTCGGGCCCCTATGCTGGGGTGCATGCGCTTCCGTCGGTAGAACTGATGGGGAATCAAGGAGAGCGATTCTTGTATGAGGTAATTCGCCCCCATATTCGCCGTGATACAGGGCAGTGGCTGTCTAAAATTCCTTCGGGTCAGCAGATTGTGGTAGAGCTTGAACAGCTGAGTGGATCGCAAGAATACATGGTGCAGATGAGCCGTTGGCAGCCGGGTTCTATGGGATTGACAAGCCATTCTCCTGAGGGGTACCCGGCTGCACCATCACTGACAGTGCGTGAGGACTCGGGTCTGAAGGTGGTTCGTGCGCGTGGTGCCTCAATAGAGAGCACTGAGTATTTTTGTGGTGTCTACCAAGGGGAGATGAAGGGAAACGCATCCCTTGGAGAAGATGACGGTGCGTTTATTCAAGCTCAGCGCTGGGAATGGGGTCTTGAGGTTGATAAAGATATTTCTCAGCCGGAAGAGTTGTTTCAACGAGGGTGCTTTGGTGTGTATTTCCCGGGTCGTAGCGAATACGGCGGATCTACTGTGTCGGCTTCCTATCGGATTAGTGTTAGGACGCCGGGAGGCGTATTGACATGTACCACAATAGCTGCCCCATAAAACAATTATGGGGGTAATCGCAGGGTTGTGGATTCGGGAAATCTTGCTCTGCAAAAAGAGATGATTGATAGGGGGTTGGTACAGATTTAATAGAATTAAACATCAAATCATCTTTATGTATAGATATTCAGGAAAAATTGGTGGGTTAGCATTCAAACTATTTGAATGCGTTTGAACTACATGGCTTAAGAAAGGAATACAATATGGTTGATTATAGTAAATCAAAGCATGTGAATGTTTTGGATTTTGGTGCAGACCCAACCGGCACGAAGGATTCCGCACCAGCAATTCAAAATGCCATTAACTCGGTGGCCGCTGTTCCCGGTGGTGGTTCTGTCGAGATTCCTTCGGGAATCTATCTTGTGAGTAATGATTTTATTAATCTCAGGGATAGGGTAGAGGTGTATGGTCATGGATTCTCAACACAAATTATTGGGTTTAATAAAAACCCGAAGATTTTAAGAGATGTTGATGGTGATGATATGGAGTGTCAGGGGGTATTTCATATGGGGTCATACAATACCTTTGTGGGTGATATGGGAACAAATATACCAATGCGTTTTGGGGTGCGGGATATGTTTATTCGTGCCGCCAATCTTAATCTTTTGAATCCTAATATTCGTAAAGGATTTTTTGAGTATCAAATTGCTCAGGGTAAGCATGTTGCTGATAATTATATACCGGATAATATTGCGGGCATTATTGTTCATACAAGATATGATATTTTTAATGAACCTGAAGCTGCCCCCATTATTTCAAATGTTGAAATCTGGGATACCGCAATCGGAATTGCCATCCTGGGTGAACATGATCGTGCTATGAAGGTTGATAAGGTCCGCATTCGTAAAACTCGCAGACAAGGGCTCTTGGTGGGAAAGCCGGTGGGTCATGTTCAGCGTAGAACAGAGAGTTTGAACTCTGGAGCTGCGGATAATAAGTTTGTGATGGTTGAGGTCTCTGATGCCAATCTTGGTGGCGGATATCATGGGGCAATTGAGGTGTATGGGGCTCAATGTAAATTTGTGGCATGTACCGCCTGGTTTGCTATTCGCAATAAGCCAAATTCCGACCTTTATCACGATAGAGATCAGTACCGCAGAAAGTCTGGTGCCGGGTGGGCAGTTTTTGGCGAACGGAATATGTTCATCGGATGTACCGCTCAGGAGAATGGCGGGCACGGGTGGGTCGTAGGTTTCAAGGATAATCAGTTTATGAATTGTCTAGGTGAGTCCTCGAGTCTCGAGAATTCACTTATTCTTAAGGGAACTGCACGCACTGATGAAGCAGCTAATTGGTATATTGGACGAAATGCTTCTGGAGCACGCCTAGTATCGCCGCGTTCGGCTAATCCGAAAGTTGGCCAGCGTTCCTCGCGTTACGGGTTTTATCTGGAGAATAAGCTGGATGATATTAGTATTGTGGCCGGTTCATCGCGTAATGCCCGTGATGGTAATAAATTGACTTCGAGTGACGGTCGGCACCTTTTCTTTAGGAGAGATCGCAGTGTCCCCTGGGGCAATTTCTATATTGATATTAATTTTGTGGTCTATAGAACCTCGCAAGATAATGAGATTAATCGGAATAGTCAAAATGACGTAAAAGTTTAATCATTCTGAAATAATTGCGCGGAGAGTGAATCCCGAGTATGTTCAAAGGGATTCACTCTTCTTCTACTCTCACACCTTTCACCGAGGATAGAAAATGAAGAAAAACCTTTCGACCCGCGGCGCGGCGGCACTGTTGGCGCTGGCTATGGGGTATATGGGTCAGGGCGCGGCCCAGGCGGCATACATTCAGCCGAAATCTGCACAGCCTGTAGAAGAGCTGGAATTTGATGTTAATTGTTTTGACATGCACTTCTATTACGGCAAGAACGTTATAACCAATTTGCACTGGGCGGAGTGTACCGGCCTGATTACGAAGAAGCAGGTTGTTGGGCTGGCTACAACCGATGAAGATAAGTTGCCGAACGGGGTCATGACTATCTCGCGTGGCCGCTTGCTGGAGCACCTGTACCATCTGGCGGGTTCACCCGAGGTGAAGAACCTGCCGGAGAAGTCCCCGTACACCGACCTGACTCCGGGCGATGCCCGTTATAAGGTTGCTATTTGGGCGACCCGTGTAGGTTTGAGTGCTGGTTGGTCTGATGGTTCCTTCCACTACGACACTCCGGCGAGCCGTGGCGCCTACTTTACCTTCCTTTATCGTGCTGCGGGTAGCCCCAAGGTGACTCTGGAATCTCTGGATGCGGCGAATGCTGTGCGTGCTGAGAAGGGTGCTGCTCCCATTAAGGAGGGTAGTGAGTTGCATCGAGCAATGAGCTGGGTGTATCAGCATGCGCTGGCGAAGGGGGAAGATGTCCGGGCGTATGACACTAGATTCCTCACTGACGGGTACACGCCGGGGGATTTCAATGAAACACCGGATTTCTATTACGTTTCGTACCCCACTATTTTCACCCCTCTCATGATTCTTGATTACCGTGAGGAGTTGGCACCGATTGTGGCTCGTCTGCAGTCGCTGTCCTAACGGCAGGTGAGCGGGAGGGCTTGCTGGGGGCGTGTTCCCCGTGTCTGGTTCGTGCGATTTTTCGTGCGTGCTGGAGGCGGCGGGCACGCCCCCTTTTGCTGCATCTTTCGCCTTTGTTGTGTCTTTCGCCGCATCCGCCTGCACACCGGGTGTAGTTGATTGCGCGAGGTGCAGATTCCGAGTATGTTCAAAGAAATTCACTCTTCTTCCGTTCTCACACCTTTCACCGAGGATAGAAAATGAAGAAAAACCTTTCGACCCGCGGCGCGGTAGCACTGTTGGCACTGACTATGGGCTTCATGGGTCAGGGCGTGGCCCAGGCTACGCATATTGATCCGAAACCTGCACAGCCTACTGAAGAATCCAAGGCTAATGTCAACTGTTTCGAAATGTACGGCGAATACGGCAGGAACGCTATGAACAGTTGGCAGTGGGCGGAGTGCACCGGCCTGATTACGAAGGAACAGGCTGTTGAGCTGGACAACATCGATGAGTGGTCCCTGCCGAATGAGGTCATGACCATTTCGCGCGGCCGTTTGCTGGAGTACCTGTATCAGCTGGCTGGCTCACCCGAGGTGAAGAACCTACCGGAGAAATCCCCGTACACCGACCTGACCCCGGGCGATGCGCGTTATAAGGTTGCTATCTGGGCGACCCGCGTGGGTTTGACCACCGGTTGGTCTGATGGTTCCTTCCACTACGACACTCCGGCGAGCCGTGGCGCCTACTTTACTTTCCTTTATCGTGCCGCGGGTAGCCCTAAGGTGACTTTGGAACCCCTGGGTAAGGCGAATGCTGCACGATATAAGAAGCGTTTTGCCCCCATTAAGCGGGGAAGCGAGTTGCATCGAGCAATGAGCTGGGCGTACCAGCATGCAATGGCGAAGCGGGAGGATTATGACCTGCCCATGAACTTCAACTACCCCAGGGCCGATTACGTGACATGGGACGCCTACAGGGTGCCGGACTACTACTTCGCTTCGCACCGCACTATTTTTATTCCTCTTATGATTCTGGACAGTCATGAGGAGTTGGCACCGATTGTGGCTCGTCTGCAGTCACTGTCCTAGTGATAGGTGAGCTGCAGATGAACGGAGAGGGCGTGTTCCCAGTGTCTGGTTCGGGCGAGTTTTCGTGCGTGCTGGAGGCGGTGGGCACGCCCCTTTTTTGTGCTCTTTGATTGTGTTCGGAGGTTCCGTGGAAGGACATGTGTAACCGAACTATTCTTCGGAAAACAGCCTCGGAGGGCTTCTTGGGGTGCTAATATAGGCGTATTACGAAGAATACTTCGTATAACCTGAGGTTCTGTAGCGGTGAGGAGGAGGCCCCCATGGCATTCGACGCAACGGAGTTCGCGCAGGAATTTGGTGCCCAGGTTCGTGCCGTCCGCAAGTACGAAAAAATCACCCAAATGGAGTTGGCGTGGATGGTTGGGCTCAGCGATAAAACGATCCGCGATATTGAGCGTGGGCTACCCGGCCCGTCAATTGGTGCGGTCCTCAAGGTCGCCCAAGAGCTCGGCATCGAGCTGACTATTGCCAACCCCCTCACCTAACCCCTCCCCACACCGTGCTAGAAGGCTGAACTGGAGAAAAGCCATGACAGATGAACTTATGGCAGATGTCTATAAAGATGGTGTTCTCGCCGCATATTTGAGGCGAGATGCTAATGGGTTGATTCATTTCACCTACCGAGCAGAATATAATGGTCCGGCAGTTGCTACGAGCCTGCCTTTGGGTACGGAATATACTGCAGAATCAATTCCTCCTTTCTTTCAGAATCTTTTGCCCGAAGGCTATAGGCTTGACGTTGTCAGTTCCGAGAAAAAAATCAGCAAAAATAACACCCTGGGCTTATTGCTGGTGATTGGTTCTGACGTTCCAGGCGATGTGCAAATTATTGAGCACGGGCGGGAACTGTACACCGCTCCTGCCGCGTTGGTTAACCAACCTGAGGCTGTTTCTTTTACAGAGCTTATGGGTACGGTTGACCGCCGAGGACTGCCTGGCGTTCAAGAAAAGCTGAGCGCTGTCATGAAAACCCTACCTGTACATTGGAAGGGCGCTGGCTACGATGCGCTTCTGAAAATCAGCCCGCAACGAATGCCTGGGCTCGTAGAAAACGAAGCTGCCCACCTCACGGCGGCCGCACTCATGGGGATTCCTGTAGCTCAGCATGAGCTTGTCTATGATCGGGACGGCGTATCGGGTTTGATGGTTTCTCGATTCGACAGAACACCCTCTGGGGGACGCATCGCCATGGAAGATGGTGCCCAAATTTTGGGTATTCCTTCAGGTGAGAAATACACGGAAGACAACCATGCCGTGACAACAGAGAGCGTCATTCAAGCAATGGTGAAGCTTGCTGCTTCCCCGGCTATTGCCCGAAGGAATCTTTACCTGCATTTTCTCTACGCCTGGCTGACAGGCAATGGGGACCTGCACGCAAAAAATATTTCGCTCCTCAAGGGACGCCGTGGATGGGAAGTAGCTCCTATCTACGACATCCCCTGTTCGCTTGTACACATTAAATCCCTGTCTATGGCGCTTAGCGTGAACGGAAAAGATAACTCGAATCCCGGCGACGGTTCACCACCCGAAGACTGGAAGATTACTGTTGACGATTGGCTTGCTCTTGCCGATACCATCGGTCTTCCACCCAAGGTGCAGAAAGACGCCCTAAAGCGTGCTCTCAAAGCGGCTCGAGCAGTTCGCTGGCCCACAGACCGAGCCGCCCCGGGATATGTTTTCAACTCAAATGCCTCACCGTTTAAGGCCATGCAGAAAGAGTTGGAACACCGTCAGGACGAGTTTGAAGAGTACCTTCATCCGCGCTCCTAAGGCTCCTGACTTCTTGAGCCTTCGTTATTTCTAAATTCTCCTCGTGAAGTATCTATATACATAGACACTTCGCAATTTCTACAGAGGAGCTTTCTACAAAGGAACCACCATGCAGAATGGACGCGCAGGACGCCTGCACCCCGCCGTCGGCACTGCCCGCCGCCACCTCGCCGCCGCCCTCGAAAAGCTCCTCGGCGCCGGAAGTATCAAAGCCACCGGACGCTCCCGCACCGCCTCCACCGCGGACGCTGCAGACCTGCCCCTGCTCCTGGTCGCCTGCAGCGGCGGCCCCGACTCCCTCGCGCTGGCAGCCATTGCCGCGCACTTTGCTCGCCGCGGCGACGTACGCGTAGGCGCCATCATCGTCGACCACGACCTACAAGAAAACTCCGCCGCGGTCGCCGCGCAGACCGCGCAGACCCTCGCCGACCTGGGGCTTCACCCCGTCATCACCGAAAAAGTGCAGGTTCCCGTCGGCAACATGGGCCCCGAAATGGCGGCACGCACCGCCCGCTACAGCGCCTTCACCAAAGCCGTTAAAGCCACCGGCGCCCGCGCCGTACTACTCGGCCACACCCTCGACGACCAGGCAGAAACCGTGCTGCTCGGCCTAAGCCGCGGCTCCGGCACGCGCTCCCTGGCGGGCATGCCGCCCGTGCGCGTCGAAGAGGGCGTCACCTACCTGCGGCCCTTCCTCGGACTGCGCCGCACCGACATGCTCGACATCTGCGACGCCGAAACCCTCACCCCCTGGATCGACCCGACCAACGCCGACGAAACCCTCATGCGTGCCCGCATCCGCCACAGCGTGCTGCCCTATCTGGAGGAGCACCTCGGCGGGGACGTCGCCCGCTCCCTGGCGCGCACCGCCTCCGTAGCTGGCCCCGATGCCGAATACCTCGACGAACAGGCGCAGGTTGCCTACAGGCAGGCGCTCCTACCCGCCGGAACCGCCGTGCGCGGCATTGAACGTGAAGACGCCGTGCTGCTGGACCATGCCGTGCTGCTGGACCGTGCGCAGGTGGCGGCGCTGCATCCGGCGCTTCGTTTGCGTGTGCTTGCCACCGCCTGCAAAGCCGCCGGGGGAGAGAACCCCGGCTTCGAGCGACTGCAGGCGCTGGACTCTTTCACCGCCGAATACGCGGTAGCTGGGCCCGTTCAGATGCCCGGTCACGTGAGCGC
This window harbors:
- a CDS encoding type II toxin-antitoxin system HipA family toxin, coding for MTDELMADVYKDGVLAAYLRRDANGLIHFTYRAEYNGPAVATSLPLGTEYTAESIPPFFQNLLPEGYRLDVVSSEKKISKNNTLGLLLVIGSDVPGDVQIIEHGRELYTAPAALVNQPEAVSFTELMGTVDRRGLPGVQEKLSAVMKTLPVHWKGAGYDALLKISPQRMPGLVENEAAHLTAAALMGIPVAQHELVYDRDGVSGLMVSRFDRTPSGGRIAMEDGAQILGIPSGEKYTEDNHAVTTESVIQAMVKLAASPAIARRNLYLHFLYAWLTGNGDLHAKNISLLKGRRGWEVAPIYDIPCSLVHIKSLSMALSVNGKDNSNPGDGSPPEDWKITVDDWLALADTIGLPPKVQKDALKRALKAARAVRWPTDRAAPGYVFNSNASPFKAMQKELEHRQDEFEEYLHPRS
- a CDS encoding helix-turn-helix domain-containing protein, producing MAFDATEFAQEFGAQVRAVRKYEKITQMELAWMVGLSDKTIRDIERGLPGPSIGAVLKVAQELGIELTIANPLT
- the ppa gene encoding inorganic diphosphatase, which translates into the protein MELDVTIEIPRGSRVKYEVDHETGRLRLDRVLFTSMQYPTAYGYFENTLGEDGDPLDAMLILDVDVVPGVLVESRPVAVFNMTDEAGGDAKVLCVPTDKRYDHIKSLADVPEQLKAEIQHFFERYKDLEPGKWVKGEGWEDLAAAEKMVQEAIDRFAAEGH
- the tilS gene encoding tRNA lysidine(34) synthetase TilS, with the translated sequence MQNGRAGRLHPAVGTARRHLAAALEKLLGAGSIKATGRSRTASTADAADLPLLLVACSGGPDSLALAAIAAHFARRGDVRVGAIIVDHDLQENSAAVAAQTAQTLADLGLHPVITEKVQVPVGNMGPEMAARTARYSAFTKAVKATGARAVLLGHTLDDQAETVLLGLSRGSGTRSLAGMPPVRVEEGVTYLRPFLGLRRTDMLDICDAETLTPWIDPTNADETLMRARIRHSVLPYLEEHLGGDVARSLARTASVAGPDAEYLDEQAQVAYRQALLPAGTAVRGIEREDAVLLDHAVLLDRAQVAALHPALRLRVLATACKAAGGENPGFERLQALDSFTAEYAVAGPVQMPGHVSAYRRRKIVHPATGERLDVLVLVPTRP
- a CDS encoding glycosyl hydrolase family 28-related protein codes for the protein MVDYSKSKHVNVLDFGADPTGTKDSAPAIQNAINSVAAVPGGGSVEIPSGIYLVSNDFINLRDRVEVYGHGFSTQIIGFNKNPKILRDVDGDDMECQGVFHMGSYNTFVGDMGTNIPMRFGVRDMFIRAANLNLLNPNIRKGFFEYQIAQGKHVADNYIPDNIAGIIVHTRYDIFNEPEAAPIISNVEIWDTAIGIAILGEHDRAMKVDKVRIRKTRRQGLLVGKPVGHVQRRTESLNSGAADNKFVMVEVSDANLGGGYHGAIEVYGAQCKFVACTAWFAIRNKPNSDLYHDRDQYRRKSGAGWAVFGERNMFIGCTAQENGGHGWVVGFKDNQFMNCLGESSSLENSLILKGTARTDEAANWYIGRNASGARLVSPRSANPKVGQRSSRYGFYLENKLDDISIVAGSSRNARDGNKLTSSDGRHLFFRRDRSVPWGNFYIDINFVVYRTSQDNEINRNSQNDVKV
- a CDS encoding S-layer homology domain-containing protein; translated protein: MKKNLSTRGAVALLALTMGFMGQGVAQATHIDPKPAQPTEESKANVNCFEMYGEYGRNAMNSWQWAECTGLITKEQAVELDNIDEWSLPNEVMTISRGRLLEYLYQLAGSPEVKNLPEKSPYTDLTPGDARYKVAIWATRVGLTTGWSDGSFHYDTPASRGAYFTFLYRAAGSPKVTLEPLGKANAARYKKRFAPIKRGSELHRAMSWAYQHAMAKREDYDLPMNFNYPRADYVTWDAYRVPDYYFASHRTIFIPLMILDSHEELAPIVARLQSLS
- a CDS encoding S-layer homology domain-containing protein, giving the protein MKKNLSTRGAAALLALAMGYMGQGAAQAAYIQPKSAQPVEELEFDVNCFDMHFYYGKNVITNLHWAECTGLITKKQVVGLATTDEDKLPNGVMTISRGRLLEHLYHLAGSPEVKNLPEKSPYTDLTPGDARYKVAIWATRVGLSAGWSDGSFHYDTPASRGAYFTFLYRAAGSPKVTLESLDAANAVRAEKGAAPIKEGSELHRAMSWVYQHALAKGEDVRAYDTRFLTDGYTPGDFNETPDFYYVSYPTIFTPLMILDYREELAPIVARLQSLS